One genomic region from bacterium encodes:
- a CDS encoding FAD-dependent oxidoreductase, translating into MSRTLELDGVREIARGTIELSFKRPGGLVHLAGQNMNLKVPELHYPDPKGPRRTFTIASAPHEPRLLFATRVSESGYKRTLLELEPGALFEFLGPNGQFLYDASIPSTAYLAGGIGITPFRSMLLHAVHTGMINPITLFYSNAAPENTAYHDLFTTLAVREENFTYLPTMTNLTPDDPWPGERGFIRADWIADALPQFAETVFFLCGPPAFVGALTGQLTARGLDAGQIRSESLYGY; encoded by the coding sequence ATGAGCAGAACCCTGGAACTGGACGGCGTGCGGGAAATCGCCCGTGGCACCATCGAGTTGAGTTTCAAACGTCCCGGAGGTCTGGTTCACCTCGCCGGACAGAATATGAACCTAAAGGTGCCGGAATTGCATTATCCGGACCCGAAGGGACCGCGGCGGACTTTCACCATCGCGTCGGCGCCGCACGAGCCCCGGCTGCTCTTCGCCACCCGCGTCAGCGAGAGCGGCTACAAACGGACGCTGCTGGAACTGGAACCGGGGGCGCTCTTCGAATTTCTGGGGCCGAACGGCCAGTTCCTCTACGACGCGTCGATTCCATCAACCGCCTATCTGGCCGGCGGCATCGGTATCACTCCGTTCCGCAGCATGCTCCTTCACGCTGTGCACACGGGGATGATCAACCCGATCACCCTTTTTTACAGCAATGCCGCGCCCGAAAACACCGCCTATCACGATCTTTTCACCACCCTGGCCGTGCGCGAGGAGAATTTTACCTATCTGCCCACCATGACCAATCTGACTCCGGACGATCCCTGGCCGGGCGAACGGGGCTTCATCCGCGCGGATTGGATTGCCGACGCTCTGCCGCAATTCGCAGAGACGGTCTTTTTTCTCTGCGGCCCGCCAGCCTTCGTGGGCGCGCTCACCGGGCAATTGACCGCACGGGGTCTCGATGCCGGGCAGATCCGTTCCGAATCGCTCTATGGCTATTAA
- a CDS encoding S8 family serine peptidase yields MRRLLYLIALFIFFMALSAALRSPQDPGYLTDELLVRFKPAVTTQAVSSLAATVQARAVAVVPVLRMYRLRLIGTISVEEALGRLRALDQVELAEPNYRVSAFGTPNDPSFSKQWGLHNTGQSGGLADADIDAPDAWETATGSTSIIVGIVDSGIDYRHPDLRANLYTNPGEDPWSNPDDPTTGNKIDDDGNGYIDDWKGYNFYTDTNDPYDENGHGTHVAGIVGAAGNNGVGVSGVCWQVRLLPLRFLDASGNGNVGDAIEAIEYGVRMGVRVFNNSWGGADKSTFLEEAVQLAHDHNALFVAAAGNDGVNTDTTPEYPACLQIDNVVSVAASDQGDQRALWGDDNDDNTNDCGFACSNAVAAVPGSNYGPASVDLAAPGKDIYSTVPGGYAVFSGTSMAAPFVSGAAALLLARNFSLTDLQLKQRLLSSVDPLSAFSGLTVTAGRLNLQKALAGLP; encoded by the coding sequence ATGAGGCGTCTCCTCTATTTGATTGCTTTGTTCATTTTCTTTATGGCTCTCAGCGCCGCCCTACGTTCCCCCCAGGATCCCGGCTATCTAACCGATGAACTATTGGTGCGTTTCAAACCAGCAGTCACTACCCAGGCGGTCTCCAGCCTGGCGGCAACGGTGCAGGCGCGCGCGGTCGCGGTTGTACCAGTACTGCGCATGTACCGGCTGCGCTTGATCGGCACCATCAGCGTTGAGGAGGCGCTTGGCCGCCTGCGGGCGCTGGATCAGGTCGAGCTGGCTGAACCCAACTACCGGGTTAGTGCCTTTGGCACGCCGAATGATCCCTCGTTCAGCAAACAATGGGGTCTGCACAATACCGGCCAGAGCGGGGGCCTGGCGGATGCCGATATCGATGCGCCCGATGCCTGGGAAACCGCAACCGGATCGACATCGATTATCGTCGGGATCGTCGACAGCGGCATCGATTATCGCCACCCAGACCTGCGTGCAAACCTGTATACCAATCCGGGCGAAGACCCCTGGAGCAATCCAGATGATCCCACCACCGGAAACAAGATCGATGATGACGGCAACGGTTATATTGATGACTGGAAAGGCTATAATTTTTATACCGATACCAATGACCCTTATGATGAGAATGGCCACGGCACACATGTGGCGGGGATCGTTGGCGCCGCCGGCAACAACGGTGTCGGCGTCTCCGGCGTCTGCTGGCAGGTCCGGCTGCTGCCCCTCCGTTTTCTCGATGCGTCCGGCAATGGCAATGTGGGCGATGCCATTGAAGCGATCGAATACGGCGTGCGCATGGGCGTGCGGGTCTTTAACAACAGCTGGGGGGGCGCCGACAAATCCACCTTTCTCGAGGAGGCTGTCCAACTCGCCCATGATCATAACGCGCTCTTTGTCGCCGCGGCGGGCAATGATGGCGTCAACACCGATACAACACCCGAATATCCGGCCTGCCTGCAGATCGACAATGTGGTTTCGGTAGCGGCGAGCGACCAGGGCGACCAGCGGGCGCTGTGGGGCGATGATAACGACGACAATACCAATGACTGCGGCTTCGCCTGCTCCAATGCTGTGGCGGCCGTCCCCGGCTCCAATTACGGTCCGGCCTCTGTGGACCTGGCCGCGCCCGGCAAGGATATTTATTCCACAGTCCCCGGAGGGTATGCCGTCTTTTCGGGGACTTCCATGGCCGCGCCCTTTGTTTCGGGCGCAGCCGCCTTGCTGCTCGCCCGGAATTTCTCCCTCACCGATCTGCAGCTCAAGCAACGGCTGTTGAGCAGCGTCGATCCCCTCAGCGCGTTCAGCGGACTGACGGTTACGGCGGGACGGCTGAACCTGCAGAAGGCCTTGGCGGGCTTGCCATAA
- the phoU gene encoding phosphate signaling complex protein PhoU, translating into MTLYNESHYEKSLRQDMELLQKKTLEMAILAEGGLRNAITALQTRDQQLAYTVILRDRFVDSLETELDRLCLEFIVRQQPVASHLRFVFATIKIIRELERIGDYAESIARQVLTIMNIKPLPPLDDFIALSDIAIAMFHDGVQAFLTHDVEWARQLMIQEDIADEMRNRINTQLIEAEEQGELAIEALAPLMTVARRLERTTDQAKNICEEIIYMSTGESIKHRPAEIFRILFVDEANDLLSQMAEAVGRAQAEQHLAFSSAGLTPAREIRPQLRAFMAGKNISMEGYQPKDLAQFLDTLPVDVIVALNPDVHRRIPSYLANCVVFEWSIPELDPAAGSDADLLARYEEAFGRISRQVHDLVQAIIGHDEFHPGQPARA; encoded by the coding sequence GTGACCCTGTACAACGAATCGCATTACGAAAAATCCCTGCGGCAGGATATGGAGCTTCTGCAGAAGAAAACCCTGGAGATGGCGATCCTTGCAGAGGGTGGTTTGCGCAATGCTATAACCGCCCTGCAAACCCGGGACCAGCAGCTGGCTTATACGGTCATTCTGCGCGACCGTTTCGTCGACAGTCTTGAGACCGAGCTGGACCGCCTTTGCCTTGAGTTCATCGTGCGGCAGCAACCGGTCGCCAGCCATCTGCGTTTCGTCTTTGCCACGATCAAGATCATCCGCGAGTTGGAAAGGATCGGCGATTATGCAGAGAGCATTGCCCGCCAGGTCTTGACGATCATGAACATCAAGCCGCTACCTCCCTTGGACGATTTTATTGCCTTGTCCGATATCGCCATTGCCATGTTCCACGATGGCGTTCAGGCCTTCCTGACCCATGATGTCGAATGGGCGCGGCAGCTGATGATCCAGGAGGATATCGCCGATGAGATGCGCAACCGGATCAACACGCAGCTCATTGAGGCCGAGGAGCAGGGCGAGCTGGCTATAGAAGCCCTGGCGCCGCTAATGACGGTCGCCCGGCGCCTCGAACGGACCACCGATCAGGCCAAGAATATTTGCGAAGAGATCATTTACATGTCCACCGGCGAATCGATCAAACACCGGCCCGCCGAAATCTTTCGCATTCTTTTCGTCGATGAAGCGAATGACCTGTTGAGCCAGATGGCTGAGGCCGTCGGTAGGGCGCAAGCGGAGCAGCATTTGGCCTTTTCGAGCGCTGGATTGACTCCTGCCCGTGAAATCCGGCCGCAACTCCGCGCTTTCATGGCCGGCAAAAATATCTCTATGGAAGGATACCAGCCCAAGGATCTAGCGCAATTTCTCGACACCCTGCCGGTGGACGTCATTGTAGCCTTGAACCCCGATGTGCACCGGCGGATTCCCTCCTACCTTGCCAATTGCGTTGTCTTTGAGTGGTCGATTCCTGAACTGGATCCCGCCGCCGGGTCCGATGCGGACCTGCTAGCCCGCTATGAGGAGGCGTTTGGCCGGATCAGCCGGCAGGTGCACGATCTGGTTCAGGCGATTATCGGACACGATGAATTCCATCCAGGCCAACCTGCGCGTGCGTGA